AATCCTTTTCCGTCAATACATGACAGGTTCTGACATGTATTTGGGTTTTGCTGGACCTTGCCCTGGAAATCAGCGAAGGAGACCCACGTGCCCGCACCGAATCTGACCCTCGTCTACGTCCGCGACGCAGCAGCGTCGACGGACTTCTACCGGACACTCCTCGAGATCGAGCCGATCTTCACCAGCCCCCGCTACGTCGCGTTCGACATGGCACCCGGCGTCCTGTTCGCCCTGTGGTCGGGTCGCTCGGATACGCTCGACGACGCCGGGACCCGCACATCGGAGATCGGCATCATGCTCACCGGGGGCGCCGCCGCGATCGACGCCACCTTCACGGACTGGACGCGCAAGGGCGTCGAGGTCGTTGACGAACCGCACGACGAGGTGTTCGGCCGCACCTTCGTCGTCGCCGATCCCGACGGCAACCTCATCCGGGTGTGCCCGGTGGACTGATCAGATGACGCCCAGGGCCAGCATCGCGTCGGCGACCTTGATGAAGCCGGCGATGTTGGCACCCGCGACGTAGTTGTCCGGCATGCCGTAGGTCTGCGCGGTCTCCACGCAGCTGTCGTGGATGCCGCGCATGATCTCGGCGAGGCGGTCCTGCGTGTAGTCGAAGCTCCACGAGTCGCGCGAGGCGTTCTGCTGCATCTCCAGTGCACTGGTGGCCACACCGCCGGCGTTGGCGGCCTTGCCGGGCGCGAAGAGCACGCCGGCGTCGGCGAAGGCCTTGGTCGCCTCCGGGGTGCAGGGCATGTTGGCGCCCTCGGCCACGGCGACCACGCCACCGTTGATCAGCTTGGCGGCATCGTCACCGTCGAGCTCGTTCTGGGTGGCACAGGGCAGTGCGACATCGGCCGCGACATCCCAGATGTTGCCCTTCTCGACGACGGCGACGCCGTTGCCGCGCAGCGTGGCGTAGTCGCCGATGCGACCGCGCTGCACTTCCTTGACCTGCTTGAGCACGTCGAGGTCGATGCCCTTCTCGTCGACGACATAGCCCGACGAGTCCGAGCAGGCGATGACCGTGCCGCCGAGTTCGTGGATCTTCTCGATCGCGTAGATGGCGACGTTGCCCGAGCCGGAGACCAGCACCTTCTTGCCGTCGAAGGATTGGCCGCGCGTCTTGAGCATCTCCTGGGTGAAGAAGACCGCGCCGTAGCCGGTGGCCTCGGTGCGGACCTGCGATCCACCCCACGCCAGGCCCTTGCCGGTGAGCACGCCCGATTCGTAGCGGTTGGTGATGCGCTTGTACTGGCCGAACAGGTAGCCGATCTCGCGGCCGCCGACGCCGATGTCACCGGCCGGGACGTCGGTGTACTCGCCGATGTGGCGGTACAGCTCGGTCATGAACGACTGGCAGAAGCGCATGATCTCGCCGTCGGAGCGACCCTTGGGATCGAAGTCCGAGCCGCCCTTGCCGCCGCCGATCGGCAAACCGGTCAGCGAGTTCTTGAAGATCTGCTCGAAGCCGAGGAACTTGACGATGCCCAGGTAGACGCTGGGGTGGAAGCGCAGGCCCCCCTTGAAGGGGCCGAGCGCGGAGTTGAACTCGACGCGGAAACCGCGGTTGATCTGGACCTTGCCGTTGTCGTCGACCCACGGCACGCG
This genomic interval from Gordonia sp. X0973 contains the following:
- the gdhA gene encoding NADP-specific glutamate dehydrogenase, whose translation is MDAKLTELFDEVVGRNPGEQEFHQAVREVFDSLGPVVHKHPEYADSAVIKRLCEPERQIIFRVPWVDDNGKVQINRGFRVEFNSALGPFKGGLRFHPSVYLGIVKFLGFEQIFKNSLTGLPIGGGKGGSDFDPKGRSDGEIMRFCQSFMTELYRHIGEYTDVPAGDIGVGGREIGYLFGQYKRITNRYESGVLTGKGLAWGGSQVRTEATGYGAVFFTQEMLKTRGQSFDGKKVLVSGSGNVAIYAIEKIHELGGTVIACSDSSGYVVDEKGIDLDVLKQVKEVQRGRIGDYATLRGNGVAVVEKGNIWDVAADVALPCATQNELDGDDAAKLINGGVVAVAEGANMPCTPEATKAFADAGVLFAPGKAANAGGVATSALEMQQNASRDSWSFDYTQDRLAEIMRGIHDSCVETAQTYGMPDNYVAGANIAGFIKVADAMLALGVI
- a CDS encoding VOC family protein is translated as MPAPNLTLVYVRDAAASTDFYRTLLEIEPIFTSPRYVAFDMAPGVLFALWSGRSDTLDDAGTRTSEIGIMLTGGAAAIDATFTDWTRKGVEVVDEPHDEVFGRTFVVADPDGNLIRVCPVD